In Longimicrobium sp., one genomic interval encodes:
- a CDS encoding hemolysin family protein, with protein sequence MASEVLIVLALLVLNGVFAMSEIAVVSARKTRLQQRAEAGDPGARRALALAEEPSRFLATVQVGITLVGVLAGAFGGARLSEPLARYFAGVPLLAPYAEGLAFGIVVLAITYLSLIIGELVPKEIGLGHPERIAAMVAAPMHLLSRVAAPLVWVLTFSTRIVLRVLRVTKNTDAAVTDADVAALLEEATESGVIHEAEQDLVERVFWLGDRRVADLHTPRHRVAWLDEVDDEQAVRASMIAQPSDVYLVCRGGLDRVAGAVRVRDLWEQAVRGEAMDIQAALQQPLFVPENTRALHMLELFRESPAGVAVVVDEYGGVQGVLTRDDLMEDVAWETAPTDPHVVRRDDGSWLVDAGMSVDDFREAMGLEERREEERVGYRTVGGLIVTRLGRIPSVGEYVESEGLRLEVVDMDGPRVDKVLVAPAGGVA encoded by the coding sequence ATGGCCTCCGAAGTCCTGATCGTCCTTGCCCTGCTGGTGCTCAACGGCGTCTTCGCCATGAGCGAGATCGCCGTGGTCTCCGCCCGCAAGACGCGCCTGCAGCAGCGCGCCGAGGCGGGCGACCCGGGGGCCCGCCGCGCTCTGGCGCTGGCGGAGGAGCCGTCGCGCTTCCTGGCCACGGTGCAGGTGGGGATCACGCTGGTGGGCGTGCTGGCTGGCGCCTTCGGCGGGGCTCGCCTTTCCGAGCCGCTGGCGCGCTACTTCGCGGGCGTGCCGCTCCTGGCGCCGTACGCGGAAGGGCTCGCGTTCGGCATCGTCGTGCTCGCCATCACCTACCTGTCGCTCATCATCGGCGAGCTGGTGCCCAAGGAGATCGGCCTGGGGCACCCGGAGCGCATCGCGGCGATGGTGGCCGCGCCCATGCACCTGCTGTCGCGCGTGGCGGCGCCGCTGGTGTGGGTCCTCACCTTCTCCACGCGCATCGTCCTGCGCGTGCTGCGCGTCACCAAGAACACCGACGCCGCCGTCACCGACGCGGACGTGGCCGCGCTGCTGGAAGAGGCCACCGAGTCCGGGGTCATCCACGAGGCGGAGCAGGACCTGGTGGAGCGCGTCTTCTGGCTGGGCGACCGGCGCGTGGCGGACCTCCACACGCCGCGCCACCGCGTCGCCTGGCTGGACGAAGTGGACGACGAGCAGGCGGTGCGCGCCAGCATGATCGCCCAGCCGAGCGACGTCTACCTCGTGTGCCGCGGCGGGCTGGACCGTGTGGCGGGCGCCGTGCGCGTGCGCGACCTGTGGGAGCAGGCCGTGCGCGGCGAGGCGATGGACATCCAGGCGGCGCTGCAGCAGCCTCTCTTCGTGCCGGAGAACACGCGCGCCCTGCACATGCTGGAGCTCTTTCGCGAGAGCCCGGCCGGCGTCGCCGTCGTGGTGGACGAGTACGGCGGCGTGCAGGGGGTGCTCACCCGCGACGACCTGATGGAGGACGTGGCGTGGGAGACCGCCCCCACCGATCCGCACGTGGTGCGGCGCGACGACGGCAGCTGGCTGGTGGACGCGGGGATGTCCGTGGACGACTTCCGCGAGGCGATGGGGCTGGAGGAGCGGCGCGAGGAGGAGCGCGTCGGCTACCGCACCGTCGGCGGGCTGATCGTCACCCGGCTGGGCCGCATCCCGAGCGTGGGGGAGTACGTGGAAAGCGAGGGGCTGCGCCTGGAAGTGGTAGACATGGACGGGCCGCGCGTCGACAAGGTGCTGGTGGCCCCGGCCGGCGGCGTGGCGTAA